The sequence below is a genomic window from Alosa alosa isolate M-15738 ecotype Scorff River chromosome 5, AALO_Geno_1.1, whole genome shotgun sequence.
TATACGTCCAGTGCACGGAGGGGCCAAGCAGGTGGCCGACCGCACAGTGTTTATGTAAGGAGCAGTATCAGAACAATAGGAACACCATTGTGTTTACAAACAATGATGGactttctattctctctctctctttctctctctctgtctctccttcagcAAACTGCAAATAGCTCACCGTTTTGTGAGGTAGGGATCGTGTGGTGGCCACTCATTTAAATTTGAATGAGAGGTAGTAGGGTAACTATTCTGCATAGAAAAATGAGAATTCGTATGCATTTAAGAAAGCTGTTAAAATTAGAATTGAATATGAGCAGTTTTGAAAAGCTGCAGACTGATTTATTTTCTAATCCCAGATGATTACGCTTCCACTCCCAGAGGTAATAAGACCAAagttatatgtatttttttcaaTAATTAACATTTTTGATAGAGAACAATATGGTAATACCCATGGAATTATGCAATTACACAAATCTTGAAGACCTATAGGTCATGGGAAATAAAGCACTGTGGCACTGTTAGAAAGGGAAACTCAAACCACATGGTCTATATTTtcaatgtgtgtttttctgtgacCTCTCAATGACTTGGTCtaatttagttttatttagcACCCTATTAATGATAGTTTTTTTCAAGGTTgacattatttcatattttttgtcatttccatTGGAGGTGATAACCTCATCCCCCActcccatcccataaccacccccagcccaccccccccccccgttccCTTTTTCGCAGTCAGTCTCGCAACGCTGGAAAGGTAATCATTCATTAACACGGCAATCCCCTTATCGCCCTCGCTCAGAGTGCTGGGAAGGCTTATCTTCACGAGCCAGCGCACCACAGCCAGCCCCTCGCTGGAATGAAGCCCGAGACAAAGGGAACCCCGGGGCATTGATTtctgcctcctccaccaccgccTCCATCACCgcctccatcaccaccaccaccactgctgctgtggctgcttCCACCCACCCGCCGCCACTCTTCACGCTCCGCCTCTGTCTCTGCAGCCTGCCAGCTCCATCAATAAGCCCCCACTCTTTAGCGTCGCTAACCGCAGTGCTTTACAGCAGGGCAACCTGGACACAAGCACGttacagagaggggagagggaggagagagaaagagagggagggagagagaaaaacaaaaagctaGGGAGTGAAATATTGAGGCGCTTCTAGACAATTCCGTGATCCACTAAATCAACATTGGTGTAATGGTCCAGTAATGGCCACTGTGTCCGTCTGCTGGTAATGAAAGGGACACTGTGAGAATGAACAGCCGGGTCAGGCATAACCTTTAAGATGTCCTTTTCTTCCACATGATACTGCCGGGTCATAGCCGTCAGCTCATGTCTTTAGACCACCATTGTGCCAGGAGGCAGTAAAAATGGCCAAGCAGAACAAACTATGCTTTAATGACCATTTGCCCCGCATTTAAACCTGTGTTAATGGCACCTGTCAAATTTACCCAAAGAAACCCAGATCTCAATAGAATGCATTTACAGCTTTACTTTTTGTTAGAGCAGCACAACTTtatctttttatatttttatactgGATATGTGATATGGTATGACACGTCTTGAGCCTCATTCAGACTAGAGGGGGAGTAGTGATGAGAGACCATGGAATGTTCTGATTACAGATGAAATAACTGTTGGCAACACAAAGTTCAAATAGTTTCATCTTTTGAGGCGACAAGTGAATAACTGACTAGTactttttgttatttatttgtatacTTTATTGGTATGTATTGGCATATGTTATGTTTTCATGTTGAGAAATCAAGCCTCAGTCGCCTTTGCTGATGAGCCATGCAGGAGTGCTGATGCTCTCTGAGTCCTCCTGGTGCTCTGTTGAAGGGTGCTGTTGAACACAGAGGAGGCCCTCTCTGCTCTGGAGAGGCACTGGGTCCTTCAGGGAGCTAAGATGGGAATGGGGAGTTACTTGTCAACTATCAGCTTGTTggggggttagtgtgtgtgtgtgtgtgtgttgagaggacGCTGCGAGGCTGAAAGCGCCGGGCCGAGCGTGCAGCGGCTCTGCAGGTGCAGGGCCCTCAGAATGGCTCGTGAATGGGGCGCGAGGCAAGGGGGGACCCCACCAATTCAGGGCCGCGGCCCCCGACGAGGTCCCCGGTTCTGTGGGGGCCTGACGGATAATCCCTCCGCGGCCCTAATCGGATTATGTAAATGCTCACTCTCGGCACGGAGAGGCGATTCATGCCAGGCTGCGTCCCCTGAAACAACACTTGAAGGGCGGACGAGAACAGCTTACAAAACGCTCAACTGGACGACGACGACGTCGGGTCcgggtgtgtgtgcagtttgaTCTGAGGGTTCCCGGGctgctgagagagagcgagaaggagagagtgaaagagagagggagagtggatgagggggaggtagagagagagaaagaggagtggagtgggcGTGTAGGGAGACTTTGCGGAATGGAAGAGTGGGTGGGACTGTGGAGAAGTTGCTGACCCATGCTCCTGGGGATGCGGCCACTGATTTCCCATACTCCCCTTTAATTTATGTCTGGCCCTTGGAATCGCCCAACAAGATTACCCTGCATGCAACAAAACCGGCATTGTAGAACTGTCAATCTTGATACGAGGGGGGGCTTACTATTTTTTGTGTCCTAACTCATATTGGTCAATGGATATTACCATTGATGGTGATATTTAGTTGTGTTTTTCATACGCTTCTTCATACGTGTTTTTCAACTTTCACCCCAGATTAATATTTCCAGCAGGTGGTGTGGGAGTATGTTTTGGGGGTAGAGGGGGTATTAAGTGGTGCTCATGATATTTCAATGAGCACAGCAGCAGTTAGTGTGAGGTTTAATATCACAAATGTTAAACGTAAGACTCCTGAATGCTgttaagacaaacaaacaaaaaaagattttAGTATGCTATATATGCAGCCCCACCTCCCACCTGGTTGAAGAGCCACTCACCAAATCTACAAATTTACATGCACTCTGTGAAGCGTTGCTCTTAAACGGCTCTGACACATTGTtttagctgtgtgtttgtgcctccgGGTGTTTGTCATTAACACATCAGCCAGTGTGACACGGAGCGATTTGCCATGGGTTTTACACGAGCTTCTCATAGCCCCGGCGCCGAGCCCCCCGGGCAGGGTGCTTAACAGAACACCGAAATGTTTAACAGGATGTCGCCGTTCCACTCGACAGCTGGAAACATCCTCCTGCATTCAGCCTCTTTTAcacaaagaatgtgtgtgtgtttggatgaggatggggcttgtgtttgtgtgtgtgtgttggggggtaagcgggttttgtgtgtgtttgtgtagtgtgtgtgtgtgtgtgtgtgtttttagggggtatgtttgtggttgtgtgtgtgtgtgtgtgtgtttaggggggtggggatgatgatggtggagtGGCAGCACACGTCACTGGTGAAGGTGCCTATAAATCATAAGGGGAGACAAGACCcagtcctctcctcccctcccctctctcttcctctcgtcaGCCAAGAGCAGCCTCGCTTGCCCCCACGCACAGAGACTATGAGGAGCTCTCAGTgactgcacactcactcacacacacacacacacacacacacacactcacacacactcacactctctcaaacacgCTGGGATACGGACAGACCCTGATACTGGAGCTACTGCTGCTACTCTCTGTTGCCCAGTCTCACAGCTGACCTGAGGAGGACAGCGCTTTAAATCCACAGCTTCTGCAAGCAACGCCGCCCACAAGGTGAGACTTCATGTATACAGTCAGATACGTCTTGatgttatttattcatttgtttattttttggtgAGATGTATTGGAATTTGTGTCTTTCTTATGAGGACTTATGAGAAAGAATGCTGCCAGTTGCTTTGCTTCTGCAGTGGAAAATAtagatttcttttttatatctagtcatacagtatgtgctccTCATTTCAGGATAAATTGTTAGATTTAAATCATCTGAGcaaaaatgtattcatttgtttatttggcTCTTTAAATACACTAATAGTACAAAATGCTCTTTTGATCTTTGACTTTTTTGATAGTATCTAGTGAAATTATCTTTCCAAATatccatacacacaaatactgtataAGATAGAATTAAGCTCTATGAAAATAATATGTCAAATGTTATGTAATATGTtaaatgtatatacatatagggGAAATGCATTTGGATTTGTTGACATTGCGTCAATTTCTTTTGGTGCATTTTTTTAGAAAATGGCCATTAATCTAGCAATAAGAGAAAACCTTGCAATAAAAGAGTGATGTAGTCTATTTATGTCAAAGCCAACCATTAGCTCTTTGATAGTGGTATCTCTTCCTTAATTTGCTCACTTGCGTGTTTGCTTGCATACCTAATGCGTTCATTGTTTTTCAAATCCCAAGGTCTCCGTCTCGTCCAACATGACCAGGAAAGTGTTTACCAACACGCGGGAGCGTTGGCGCCAGCACAACGTCAACACAGCCTTTGCCGAGCTGCGCAAGCTTATTCCCACACATCCGCCCGAGAAGAAGCTGAGCAAGAACGAGATCCTGCGCCTGGCCATGCGCTACATCAACTTCCTGGTGCAGCTGCTGGATGTCCAGGGcggaggaggtggaggcggcgcaggaggaggtggtggtggtggcatcCAGACCACGGGCCAGTCCCCGGCCGCACTGCTCAGCTTCCTGCGGGGAAACATGGAGAGCCTGCAGGCCGCTCGACCCTGGACCCTGACCAGTGACACGGACGCCCCCTCGCCCAGCTCCAGCTGTGACAGCTCCGAGGCTTGGTAGGCctctctggagagagagagagagagagagagagagagagacacagagacacagaaagagagagagaggtccccATAAACCCACAAAAGTCCTTCTCTCATGGAGGTCGACTGTCAAGGTGACCTGTGTTTGACTGATAGAGTGAGTAGAGGTGGGCAAAGAAGGCTTGGTTTTTGTGCAGAATGTGGGACGATATGgtgtgcttttctttttttcacgcACTTGACTTGAAAAACATCAACTCTACACATTTGTATTTGCTGTATTTTATGGACATTCTCATCCAAAGGGACATAAGGGAGGAAAGGGACGCAAGGGAGGAAAGGTGCACACTTTCATCACTCCCTGGAACAGAACAACCACAACTTTGGTGCAGCCCTGATGCATTGGTCGAGTGAGGAAAAACTGGAAAAATGTTGTAATGATGGCAGACATTGAAAACATCAATAAATGATGTATTCAATTAGTATTTTTAAAGTAAAAGGTGTATAGCAGGCATTGAGAAATAAGAGATTAATTGATCGTCTTATTAACTAGAGAGTTTAATCCAGTATTTGAATTATTCAATTCTCATTTTCACTTTACCCACACGACTTGTGATGCTGAGTTTCTGTTTATGATGGTACTGTTGCAGTTAATTTCATAACTAATTTGACAATCTTACTAAATTATGGATTTATTTGACACAAGGATGTTACTTATATTTTGTACAAGTATTTATGCTCTTTTGTACAAATGTCATATGGCCAAAGACTATTATTTGTCCTTTGTTATTGTTCttgtattgtattttattgtggattttattttatgtgtaaatgtatattatttgttgttttttacatataatttattatttattaactattaactatttatttgaaacatttgattttaaaataaataaagtccTAAAAACATGCAAACAAATCAATGTGCTCTCAGTTTTTGAAAGCATTCTCTGGAGATAGTctacacagaggacacagaagTGAGACTTTAGATGTGCTCAAGATTTATAATGTTTCAAGGGTTTaatgtttctttttatttacagtttaatttgttttcttttcccccGTATACTGCTGTtgctcttcatcacacacacttacacttgcacacaaaaatcagtggtgtgtgtgtgtgtgtgtgtgtgtgtgtgtgtgtgtgtgtgtgtgtgtgagtgcccaaGTGTGTGTCAGCAGCGGGCCCTCTTGAATAGGCCACTGACCATCTGAATGTCCGGCACAGCCTGTCCTGGACTGTGACCATAGCGACGACCTCTCGGGACAGTCTGAGGGGAGGTGAattggacagagagaaaggacagCTTAACTTGTGCCCCTGTGTCACAGGGTCGTCCAGCAGTCAACACGGGGACACTCTTTTTCAACTAGACATGGTCATTTCATTCTGAAGTGGGGCTGGACCAGGGGAGTTTGGAAAGAGGGAGACCTTTGGCCTGATGCCTTCACTCTTGTGACATGTGAATAAACAAATCTTTTAGAAAGTCTAAGACATTTTTTTAGCATCTTCTCCTTCTGAACTATTGACAGAGTAGCATGGTGAAAGTATTATTTTTCACCCTTCCCGACAAAAAAGTCAAGAAATAAACAATCTGGTATTTCTTTTTTGAGACACCAACCTTAGGGCAAAAAAAGGTGGTTTAGGACACAACATAGCCTTTGTGAACTAACAGTTACTGTCCCCAACCTGCCTTTTACATCTCAAAACATTAACTCTCTAGATGTCATTACTAGTAGAGCACATTCATGCACAGAGCAGCTCTCCAAATCCTGCCAACTACTCAACTAGTTTTAAATGCAAAGCTGCCCACAACCCCCCCAGTCCTCCCCTTCCCCTCAGCTTCTCTCCTGTCTTTAAAAGCTGTGACATTTGCAGGCCAGAGTAAACACGGTGATGGTTTAATCTTTTTTCCCCACAGTTAAATCCTCTAGTGGTGCGAAAACAACCGGGCGGCACGCCGCAGCTGAACATACGCTCCGGGGACAGGACTGCTGGGAATTAACAGGTGATgcatctctcttcttttctctgacGGCACTGACCGATTAGTGACTCGCCACCGAAACACACAACAGCCATTTGTACTGATACACAGACGTACACAAGCCTTAAATGCTGTGCAAACACCCTCTTATTTGCCCCCTTTccaaaacatttttaaattaaaaaaaggctAGAGGGACAGATTTTGGACTATCTAGTTCACCTTGTCTCACAAAGTCATTTCACATCAGCATGGGCAGTTGAAATGAATGGAGAAAGATTGTTTACTTTCAAAAATGTATCTACCATATCTGATGATAACAGCTTGGTGGTAATTACTGTTATCATCTTGTGTTGCTAATATCACAACAAATATTTGAAACAGTCTTTAGGAGTGCCCATTTTTGCTTATAATGCCACTTTGAGAATTTTTTGCATGAAAATATTAGAACACTTAAGGTCATATTATCATAAACTAGCTTCCCTAAAAATCAGATCACAGCTGTCATGCTATTGGTGGAAAAGCATgccctttctgttattaatacTAGGTACTGTATATACTACACATTtgtcccccaccccctttttGGCAGctttgtataataataataataatcatcatcatcatcatcatcatcatcatcatcatcatcataatgcaTAAAGCTATACACCACTTCTTTGATTATTCATatgcaaaatatttttatacTAATCATATTTATCATATTATCTGTTAATAGATGCCAccatgtttatgtgttttaagATTATGCTAAACAGAAGTGTTTTTCATCCCTGCTGCTTTCACGGCTCTTCTTTATAATCCTTTTTCTAAACTTTCTATAAGCTCTCACTGTACTCTGTGATTCCAAGCTGGCATCTCTCTACTGTGTTTgagaaaaaaaaccctgctgTCTCACCATGAAGAACTACCGGTAGTCTTTAAATgtacacaacacagcacagaatTGATACAGTGGTGACCATGTTCACATTTGTCATTACGTCTGAGCGTCCTGTCCTTTCCATCAAATAAATGTGGAATCAGTTGCAACACACAATGTTTAAACACAGGGGTTTCTGGAGTTTGGTTTTGCATACCTATTAAAAGAGGTGGAACATTTTCACCTTCCATAATAGGTATGCAACATCAAAATCCCAATTTGTATTCAATACCTTTTTTGCCCCAGTATATCTTTCTCATTGACTGTTCTCTGCCAAGTATAAGGGCAATCATCTATTGAGAGCACATTTCCTTATCTGTGTCTAGCACACTGTCTGAATCTGTTATCACAATGGACCAGATCAGTGGCAGAAGcctttctctctcatgctctctctctctttccctctctctcactctctctttctctcattctctcacgctctctctctccctttccctctgaaaaaaaaaaaaacatttctgcaaCTGGGTGCCAACCAATGGGCCCTGAGCTCTttatcccccctcccctcttccccctTTAAACCAATTCACGCTGTGCATGTTAAAATATTCCCACTGCTCTCTTGATACccctagcctctctctctctctctctccccccccctgcctcaccctcaccccacccctagttctcacccctctctctgccgCTCAAGTTTTATCTGGCCACAGCAGAAGAGGCCATCTCTGTCTGGACTGCAGGTGCGGACTCCTCGGGAGTGGGGTGTACCCCcggcccccccacccaccccattgTTGGCTGGACAGCACCCTCTcctctgaagcactggtgtttTTATGGGGCGCCGTGCTGACAATCACACATTCTAATCAGATTAGGCAAATATATACTTCAAAAAGCAATGCGCTGTGACAtcggagggggtggggtggagcaCGGGCAGGCAGCCATGAAGTGGacacaaagagggagagaaaagaaactaCAACAGAGACTTTTGAGACCTGAGCAGTGATTCAGACGTGATTCGCATGGTGGAATACTCCTCCCATCCCCTCTCATGTTGAGTGAGAAAAGGCACAGAAAAGTAtgtcacatacacatgcaggaaAGCGTATTATTAAACAATATATTGCCCTACTGCGCTGCTGAGGTCATGTGGAtttatacaaatattttgtCTGTTTTGGGGCATTTTAGACTAAACTAAGAAGAGCGTGTAACTCAAATCCAAGAGCTAAATGCTTTTATTCACAGAACCATGCTCAGTTATAAAGAAACTGTATACTGACATACAGTTCTTCCTTTAGTCAGATTCATCTCTGTTAGTTACATTACTTGTTATGGTCCTGCCCAGTACTTCCAGATCCTAGTTCATGTTTTCCCTGTGCTCCGTATTCTGTTTGCCCACTCCGTTGTTTATCCAAGAGCCTGTGCTTCCTGGTTCCTAGCAGACTGACGGATACCTGAAACTAACCCAAGCACTCCTACCTGCACGATCTGCTGGCTCTCACTTTAGCAGCCAGTTTTGAAGCCCTGTTGGCATCTCACCTAGTGCTGTTCTGAAGCCATGCTCAGGTGTTTCTGAACGTGTGAGTATTAATATGATCTGTTTTGATCTTGTGCTTTGCCATTGGGACTTAAACAACTACTTCTACTTCTCCACAGGTCTTGAGTTTGGAGTACAGAACTCCACCACACCCCTTTCCTCACCAGCTCTGCTCAAAGTTCATGCTTTACTCACTGAGCAAATAAATTATTCCATTGAACTGATCACACCTTACAGTTCAACATCATTGTTTATGACCAGTTGGATTTGTCACCATGAAAggactgtgtgtttttcttgtgctttttgcACTGTGCGTTGTACCTACGGTAAACTGTGGAAATATCTTGGTCTGGCACACTGAAGGAAGTCACTGGATCAACATGAAACCTGTGCTGGACACGCTGATTGAGAGAGGTCACAATGTCACCATGCTGTTTCACAATGCCTCAATGTTCATCGATCCCAAGGAACACGCACAGTACAACCACCACCTGTTTAATGTCTCAATGTCCATGTCTGAAATTAAGGACTCTTTTGAAAAGATCttacatttttttatgtatgagGTTTACAGCGGGAACTATGTGAAGATGTATTGGAAGCTCTATGAACTTTTGGAGCAAAATTCGGCTATTGGCCTTAAAATGTGTGATGGCATTCTGCGGTCCGAAACTCTCATGGAAAAACTGAAGCAGGGCAAATATGATCTTGTGTTCGCTGATCCTGTTTATCCCTGCAGTGAACTGGTAGCTGAGATTCTGCACATACCCTTTGTGTACTCTCTGCGTTTCTCAATAGCCAACACCATGGAGAGACTCTGTGGAATGCTGCCCGCTCCACCGTCATATGTTCCCGGCACTATGGTCAAACTGACTGACAAGATGACCCTCATTGAAAGAATCGTTAATGTTGTGTTCTATCTGGTGCAAGACACAACATTTGGTCTCACGTGGAAACGTTATGATCAATATTACAGTGAAATTTTAGGTAAGAGTCATGGTTGACCTCAAAGGTGCACCAAATGTGAGCACAGAGCTTAATTGTGCCATTTAGTGGTCGAATGTAGAACTGCACAAGATACTACAGAGGAAACACAGCATTCTCAATTGATCCCACCCTTACCAATGTCCACCCTTCTCTGCCCTACAGGGAATGCCACCTCTTTCTGTAAGCTAATGGGCAAAGCTGACCTCTGGTTGATTCGGACATACTGGGACTTTGATTATCCCCACCCCATCCTTCCTAACTTCAAATACGTTGGAGGAATTCACTGCAAACCTGCCAAACCCCTACCAAAGGTGAGTCTGaattcactctctcacacatctctTTGTAAGTCTGTTTAATGTGCTTTCTTTTGATGAAGTTTCCAAATACCATATCATTAGGGCTGCTTATCCATTCCACTTTCATGTAAAAAGGTACTAATTACCTGATGTTTTCATTCCACAAGGACATGGAGGAGTTTGTTCAGAGCTCTGGGGATGATGGGATTGTGGTGTTCACTTTGGGATCAATGATCACAAACCTCACCAAAGAGAAAAGCAATATCATTGCCTCTGCCTTGGGGCAAATCCCACAGAAGGTTGGTTAGCATCAAAATCCATGGCAGGTCTAACTGTTGAATTTTACCTTTTACCTTTAATGATAAACTGAATTATAACAGAGAGTGGCATCACTTTTTGACACATTTGTTCCCCCTTTGCATTACTTTGCAATGTGCAGGGCAGTCATTAATGGAATCCTGCACTGTGAAAATGATGCTAGAGGGATATCCAGTGCAATGAAAGGGGCAAATACAAATGCTAGCAAAATGGGGCTTTAATGCTTTAAGGAGCATCTCAATAGTGCAGTCCACATACAGTAGATGTAGTGTCATGCATAAGGAAGGTTTGTCTGTTGTCCATTTATGGTGCTGTGCTGGTCCTTACCTAACAGGTGTTGTGGAGGTACAAAGGAGAGAAGCCAGAGACTCTTGCTCCAAACACCAGGCTGTACGAATGGATCCCACAGAATGACCTGCTGGGTGGGTGCCATACAGTGATGGTGTGCTACTTATGTGTCCTGTAGGTCATCTGATAGACCATACAACAAAAACATAACCGTCATGGCATCAAGTCCCAGACACAGCACAGATTAAGAGCTGAATAAATGTTTAAATGACACAATGCAGCAACATtactttgtttgtgtttgcatttgtgtgtttttggtaGGACACCCCAAAACCAGAGCTTTTGTCACCCACGGTGGGACCAATGGGTTGTATGAGGCCATATATCATGGTGTTCCCATGGTGGGTATTCCACTATTTGGTGACCAGCCAGACAACATGGTGCACATGAAAGCCAAAGGAGCTGCTGTCATCATGGACTTCAACACCATGCAGGCCAAAGACCTTTTGGACGGACTGAGGAAAGTGATCAATGATCCATCGTAAGGCTTAATTCATCCTCTCCTTGTTGTAGACCTTCTGTCTCAGTAAAGGTGGAATATTTTGATTTTGGtagaaaaataattcagtgaaaTTATGGTTCAGAGgtagcctggaaatccagaccaaaatctagaa
It includes:
- the tal2 gene encoding T-cell acute lymphocytic leukemia protein 2 — encoded protein: MTRKVFTNTRERWRQHNVNTAFAELRKLIPTHPPEKKLSKNEILRLAMRYINFLVQLLDVQGGGGGGGAGGGGGGGIQTTGQSPAALLSFLRGNMESLQAARPWTLTSDTDAPSPSSSCDSSEAW
- the LOC125295040 gene encoding UDP-glucuronosyltransferase 2C1-like, with translation MKGLCVFLVLFALCVVPTVNCGNILVWHTEGSHWINMKPVLDTLIERGHNVTMLFHNASMFIDPKEHAQYNHHLFNVSMSMSEIKDSFEKILHFFMYEVYSGNYVKMYWKLYELLEQNSAIGLKMCDGILRSETLMEKLKQGKYDLVFADPVYPCSELVAEILHIPFVYSLRFSIANTMERLCGMLPAPPSYVPGTMVKLTDKMTLIERIVNVVFYLVQDTTFGLTWKRYDQYYSEILGNATSFCKLMGKADLWLIRTYWDFDYPHPILPNFKYVGGIHCKPAKPLPKDMEEFVQSSGDDGIVVFTLGSMITNLTKEKSNIIASALGQIPQKVLWRYKGEKPETLAPNTRLYEWIPQNDLLGHPKTRAFVTHGGTNGLYEAIYHGVPMVGIPLFGDQPDNMVHMKAKGAAVIMDFNTMQAKDLLDGLRKVINDPSYKASAMKLSKIHHDRPQTPRDEAVFWIEHVMRQKGAEHLRVQAHNLTWYQYHCLDAFTILIGIVILILYVVYKTCQVCFRRCCLRSNQKNKQE